From one Anoplolepis gracilipes chromosome 8, ASM4749672v1, whole genome shotgun sequence genomic stretch:
- the LOC140668338 gene encoding uncharacterized protein, which yields MDNRKEISNFKKSLYSVSASKSECNFVGKIELQRMLLSTTYGLNSSYTKKIHVGLMASDGEELDFLPIVKLSSHSAEGICFDMESWQKFQENMEQMSLNLNGDKIKQSTIIINKIIINFTTAYGARAVLVAYRENVQEDLPSENIEDTNANGPTPKKRKTYSVAIVMQRATFLGLENVVGCVNARLNQLNLISNSVNECARYLMNEIEINLPINSNINSSIIKLLINSNSKEIERNVRIQLKDLSFLDIYFEITFLEIISLYLN from the coding sequence ATGGACAATCGTaaggaaatttcaaatttcaagaaatccTTGTATTCAGTCAGCGCTTCTAAGTCAGAATGCAATTTCGTGGGAAAAATCGAACTGCAACGTATGTTGTTATCTACAACATATGGCCTGAATTCATCCTATACGAAGAAAATTCATGTGGGCCTTATGGCGTCGGATGGAGAGGAACTGGATTTTCTAccgattgttaaattatcatCTCATAGCGCTGAAGGAATTTGCTTCGATATGGAATCGTGGcagaaatttcaagaaaacatGGAACAGATGTCTTTGAACTTAAACggtgataaaattaaacagagTACGATTATCatcaacaaaataattataaattttactaccgCATATGGTGCTAGAGCTGTGCTAGTAGCGTATCGCGAAAACGTGCAAGAAGATCTTCCTTCCGAAAACATCGAGGATACGAACGCAAACGGGCCTACACCGAAAAAACGGAAAACTTACAGCGTTGCGATAGTAATGCAGAGAGCAACCTTTCTGGGACTGGAAAATGTAGTTGGATGTGTAAACGCTCGTTTGAatcaactaaatttaatttccaacagTGTCAACGAATGTGCGCGATATCTAATGAACGAAATAGAGATAAATCTTCCTATCAATAGTAACATTAATAGCAGTATTATAAAACTTCTGATCAATAGTAATAGCAAGGAAATAGAACGTAACGTTCGCATTCAGCTAAAAGATTTatcttttctcgatatatactttgaaataacatttttagaaataatctcGCTTTACCTCaattaa